The DNA region GTGGGtgccggccgcgccgccaccggccGGTACCCGCCGGGGTTTGACGTCCGTTCCTtgggccgccgcgccggcgcatCCTTTTCCATGAGGATGGCGTGAATCCGATGCGCGCGGTGGCCGGCTGGTCGTGCACGTCGCCCCCGGCCGGCCTGAATGCCTCGTGCCCGCACCGCACCGAGTCAGCAGCGGGACACGCCGGTGGAAGTAGGGGTACTCCCCCAGTCCCCCACCCATGTTTTCCGCGGGCCAGCGCGCGTGCGTCGTCGTGTTGGCAATGCGCCGCGCCGGCGTCTCACTCTCACACACACGGGAGGAGGAGATGGGGAAGCAGATCAGGTTCCGTCGAACATGACCGCAGGTCAACTCGGTCGACAGGGAGAGGGACCCATCACCACCCGCGTCGAGCGGGCCTAGAAATAGACCTCACTGTGGCGAATCGCGCCTACCGCTGCGCTACCGGCAAAGATCCAAGGCATGGGCGCATGGCGACCGGGACACGCGCCACAGTGGCCGCCTCGTGGGGTTGATGAGAGCACAGGGACCAGCGCTTTTACTCTGCTCctggaacaagaagaagaagctacgaCTCCTGCTAGTAGCTCTGTACAAGCATACTAGTGCACATTTCTTCCGATTCTTGGCTCAGGATACGCATAGGAAATAGCAGCCAAAATTTTGCGTGGTAGCGTTTCCTCTCAAGTCTCGACGTGCTTTTCAAGTAGGATGAGCCGTCCGGTGTCACCCCGGAATAAAGGGAGGACAGCGAGCAACATCCAATAAAGCATGATCACGTCCTGTATCCTGGCCTGTCGAGCATTCATCCAGCAAAAGGAGAATGGGTTGGGTAGGAAAAATGATGTCAGGAAAATGAGAGGATCGATCGATTTTTGGCCCCCATAGAACCTAACTCCTCCTGCAGGGTCCACCTCTCCAATTAGGCCTTTTAGCTTTTCTAGCCCAGGCCCCGGCTATGGTTAATGGGGTGTAGTCACTCACTCACCTTCACCTCAGTACCTCATTAGTCAACCTTTTTCTCTGTCCGAAACCATCAGCCGTTTCAACTTCTTTTCTGTCCAAAACCATCAGCTGTTTCATTCGTTTTCGTTTGTACCACTCGAAAAGACCACTTATCTGCAAGGGATGGCTGAAACCAGAGAGCTACGACAGACATGGAATCAGAATTCAGAAAGAGACGACTGCAAGCCAATCCACGATGCAAATTTCTTGCTTTAGAGAGACGACCTCTCATCTATCTGCTCTACAATCTACAATTGCAATTTGTTCAAAAAAATACAATCTACAATTGCAAGCCAATCGGTGCACTTCCACTTCTTGTTCGATGCATCGCTTTCCAACCGCTTGAATTGAGCATTAGGGGAATGTGAGAAGGAGACAGGCAGATTTGCGAGATGGAAACCTGACCGAGTGATTGGAAAGGAATGGCTCACTCACTTGCAGAGTCGGTGACATTGATGTTGGCCGGAATAAAGCCCTGCATGGAGTCTTCACACTTTCACTTACATCGAACAAAGACTAGAAACTACTCAACCTAGATTTTCTATTGGGACATTGGTCTTGAGGCCTGTGTATGCATAAATAAAATCAAGAATCACATTCAGACACTGATAAAGTTATAGCTCCCACATGGTAAACTTCCAAATTAACTTAGGAAACGAGTCTTACTCACTCTATCCCACAATATGCGTTTAGATCTTTTTTTAAATCGaatattttaaactttaactataaataaaaattataaaaattgaAAACACAAACATCGTATCAGTTGATTCATCATGGAACTAATTATTATAACATGTAATaattttatttaatttttttttaaaaatattatTGATCAAAGATAAGatatttaatttgaataatccTAAATGTAGATATATTTTAGGACGGATGCAGTATTATACCAGCATCGTATGTGAATAAAGCCCAGTGGAGTCTTCACACTTTCACTTACATCGAACAAAGACTAGAAACTACTCAACTTACATTTTCTATTGAGTCTCGAGGCCTGTGTATGCATAAATAAAATCAAGAATCAGATTCAGACTGAAAAAGTTACTGCTCCCACACGGTAAACTTCCAAATTAACCTAGGAAAAGTCTTAGAATATAGCTACATTtagattttttaaaaaaaattaaatatttcaAACTTTAACTATAAATAAAAAATTGTAAAAACTAACAGTACAAACATGATATTAGTTGATTGATCATGGAACTAATTATTATAATATGTAATCTTTTTATTTAAATTATTCTTTTGAGATATTATTGATCAAAgaaaaaatatttaatttcAATAATCCTAAATGTAGATATATTTTAGGACGGATAGTGTCGTATGTGAATATTAGGATTGCTTATAATATCTTCAGTAGAACTTTATTCCCTCCGTCCTATAATATAGAGCATTCTAGCAATTATAAGATAGATTAAGAAAGAGAACAAAAGATGCATGTACCCTCCGAGAACTCTTCATTTACCAGCCATAATTAAAGTTATTTGTAAGATTAAATACGGGAGGAAGGAATAAAAAAGGTAGGTATGCAgctaaaaattaaaaaaataattttCTTTAATACTTATCCAAAAATTTCAGAATGCCTTACACAAATTTTGAACCTTTCGATACATTATATTTATATTTCAGGATGGAGTACTTCCTAATCTAATTATCATATTATCTATCATATTAGAAGTGTTGATGCGGCAAAAAGCCCTAAAGGGGTACGCTTTCGATGCGGCAAACAACTAAAGGAAAGGGGTGCCGTCGCGAAATCCATCCGATGGAGCCGCCTCGTCGGACCACACATCGAACCCCGGTTCCCCGACGTCGCCGCGCATCTGTCGCTGGTCGCGGGGGCAGTGGACGCCGGGCCGCCGTAGCAGGGCCAGCAGCCGGAGCGGAGACGCTGTTGCCGGGCCGTTGTCGCTGGGAGACGCCGTTCgtcgccggggcggcggcgcccacGGAGGTGAGGCGGATCACAATTCCAACAACTGAGATAGTTTCTTTATGACGAAATCCGGTTACCCGGGCCGTGAGTTCGTCAGGTCGACATTGCTTTCCTGCTGTTTAACTAGCACTTACTGCTATTGAAACCAATTTTGTGCATGGGAATGTGACTTTGACCTTAGAAAACACTTTTTGTTTGTCATCAGCATATAATACACCATATATTCCTGAAATATGGTGCCTGGTACGGTATTTTTATAATAGAGTTCATATAACAAGTAGCTCCTTGATTTTTCAGACAGACGAAGCCTGGTTCCTTTCTTGGTTTGTAAGTCAATATTCATACATTCCGGAGACTGCAACCTCAGCCTTAACCATAATAGTATCATTCGCAAGGTGACCCTCTACCTGTAAGTCCTAGAGCTTTCTCCCGGTTTACTGAATAAATTACGAGAACATGTTCATCCACCAGGTGCACCACTGATGGAGACTGTGGTTCAAACAACGCCAGAGCTGCCTCAGGAAATCCTGATGGATATATTTGCCCTTCTAGAGATCCCTGACCTTGTGCGGGCAGGCTCTGTTTGCTCCTCCTGGAACAATGCGTATACCAGAATACGTAACATCGGGCAGAAGAAACAGGCACAGACACCATGCCTCCTCTACACTTCAGAATCAGCTGGTGAGAATGTTGCTTGCCTCTACAGCCTTGCAGAAAAGAGGGCCTACAAATTAACTCTCCCTGAGCCATCCATCCATCGAAGGTATCTGATTGGGTCCTCACACGGATGGGTGATTACTGTTGACGAGCGGTCCGAGATGCACCTTGTCAATCCAATCACTAGTGAACAAATCGCACTCCCTTCTGTGATCACCATTGAGCAAGTAGAACCCATTTACGACAATACAGGTGCAATATGTAAGTATAATTACTCAATGGACACCAAAATGTCAGTTACTAGACGATCCTTGACACTTGCTCTTGGGAAGCTACGGTACTACTTCCATCATAAGGCACATATATTTTATGATGCATCTGTAGGAAGCTATATTGTGGTGTTCATCCACAATCCATTTGGTCAGCTCGTATTTGCTAGGTTAGGCGATGAGAAGTGGACCCGGCTGTCATCTTACACAAATTTTCAGGACTGCATCTACCAGGATGGTGTATTATATGCAGTGACAGCATTTGGTGAAATTGCCTTTGATCTCAGCGGACCAGTGGTCGGAGCAAAGATAATTATGGACAGGGTAAGTGATTTTTATGGTAGGGAAAGGGTTTACATTGTTCAGGCTCCATGGGGTGATATGCTGCAAGTTTGGAGACCAGAAGCATGGATAAACGAAGAGGTGGATGGGCATCGGCATGAGGCAACATTTGAGCACAAAATGAAGTGGATGAAATATATATAAAGTTTGTACTGTGACAAAGAAAACCTAGTGCAGATGAATAGCTTGGATGATCATGTATTGTTTCTCGGGAGGAACCAGTCACTCTGTTCCCATGCTAGGGAATATCCGCAGTTGAAACCAAATCATGTCTACTTGACCGATGATGTTGAGCTTGTGGAATACAGTTGCGAACGGGGCTACCGCCTAAATATTGGAGTCCTTAACTTTGAAAACAAGAGCTTCGAAGAAATTATATTACCTCGACCTTGGTCCAACTGCCTGGCACCGTTGTTCATCGTACCAAATCCTAGGAAGATGGATTTGGCATTGCACACTTAGATGCAAGTATTAAGGCCTAAAATCCCTTTATGAACATGCCTGTAATATTTTTGTACTTATTAGAATCTCCAGTACTTGGTTTTATAAATTTGGCAATATGCTTTTTAATGTAAGAGCAAGGATTATGGTAGCAAAAGCGAGGGGTATTCCCTCTAGTATTCAGATAATTATCATTTCAGATATCGATACAGTCACCAAGGTACTACCTTGACCATTAATTAATAGTATTAAACATATGCAAAATAAAAATGTAATATTTTGTAATCTTCAAAGAGAGATTGATGGTCAAAACTAAAACTTGTTCACGTGTAACACTTGATTGCATCTGATTAGATTTGCAGGAGGAGCTCGATGCCATGTTTGTAACCTACTGCTGAGTGCTGAGGCTAAGCGCATGATGAGCGGTGTGCGGCGCTTTTGCCTCATCTCGAGGGTTACAGAAGCTTATTCAGAACTGAAGATGGTCCCGCTTTGCTGGATAGAAGAAGCGCAGACTGAAGCACCCAAGTCTCTAAAATAAAAGAGGTCATGCTGATATAAAACTTGACAAAAAGACATCACCACGAAAGGGACTAGAACCATCTTGTGTTTTCTCATGAAATTTGGGTTTTTTGGATCCACAGGACCACAACTGATTTCAAATTCTTTGAAAACCTCTGAAAGTGCATAAGGAGGAAGTGTTGAATGAGATCCTGAGAATCCGAGGCCCAATATCCATCACAATCAGCAGTCAGAAAAAGGGCAAATCCATAAGATCCACGAATTAGTTCTGTTAAACTGAATCACAGCATCGGAGATGGTATCTGCTGCCGGCTGCTTGCAACCTCTGTAGTAGTACATCATCGTTTCAACTTTAAACCTTCATACTCAGCAAATTCTCCTGGTCATCTTTTGTCTTGAGGGCCTATTTCCGTTGAGCAGCCAATAGCTTGAGAACCCCATAAATTTTCATTCTTTGCAGCCAATCCCCTAGCGGAGTAGCCCTCACCAGACGAGGATCCTAGAAGAATGTCGTGGAGCTTTGGATCCACGGGTTCCTCAATGCAAAGTGCCTCGTGCCCGGTTGCACTCCCTTTCGGCAGCTTCATACTCGCCAAGCACAGCCAAGCATGGTAGATTGCAATCAATGGGCACAGCTTCATACTCAATACAAAACTGTTCTAACTTCCTCTTATTCTTCATCAATCTTAATCATCAAATCTGGGCACGAAGTCTGCAGATAGAGCATAATTTACAATTATTGTACACAAAACTAGAAGTGCTGAGACACAAACGATGAGTAAAAGAAAAGTAAAGAAAAATGCATTATTAACCTTCAAGTCCATGTGCTCTTTCACCCCGGCCCATTTCGATGATCCACGTTGTCATGGGAGGGCTCTGAGTTATTGTCCAGAGATATGCCAAGACAATCCAAAAATACAGCATCACTGACGTCTATGTGATAACTTCTACTCGATATCTCATTATCTGTCTCAAAGCATTCCTTTATTTCTTCCTAAAAAAAGATTGCGTCAGAGAGCAAAGATAAATATGAATGCACAAAATATGTAACA from Panicum hallii strain FIL2 chromosome 9, PHallii_v3.1, whole genome shotgun sequence includes:
- the LOC112876079 gene encoding uncharacterized protein LOC112876079, yielding METVVQTTPELPQEILMDIFALLEIPDLVRAGSVCSSWNNAYTRIRNIGQKKQAQTPCLLYTSESAGENVACLYSLAEKRAYKLTLPEPSIHRRYLIGSSHGWVITVDERSEMHLVNPITSEQIALPSVITIEQVEPIYDNTGAICKYNYSMDTKMSVTRRSLTLALGKLRYYFHHKAHIFYDASVGSYIVVFIHNPFGQLVFARLGDEKWTRLSSYTNFQDCIYQDGVLYAVTAFGEIAFDLSGPVVGAKIIMDRVSDFYGRERVYIVQAPWGDMLQVWRPEAWINEEVDGHRHEATFEHKMKWMKYI